Proteins encoded within one genomic window of Sorex araneus isolate mSorAra2 chromosome 9, mSorAra2.pri, whole genome shotgun sequence:
- the USP30 gene encoding ubiquitin carboxyl-terminal hydrolase 30 isoform X2: MLSARAQAALTAADRALQRLLRTGAAVRYKVMKNWGVIGGIAAALAAGIYVIWGPITERKKRRKGLVPGLVNLGNTCFMNSLLQGLSACPAFIKWLEDFTTQYSREQTEPPAQQQQYLSLTLLHLLKALSCQEVTDEDVLDASCLLDVLRTYRWQISSFEEQDAHELFHIITASLEDERDRQPQVTPLFDVQALEQSEVTPRQTTCHTRGTPHPASSHWKSQHPFHGRLTSNMVCKHCEHQSPVRFDTFDSLSLSIPAATWGHPLTLDHCLHHFISSESVRDVVCDNCTKMEARGTLSGEKVEHQRTTFVKQLKLGKLPQCLCIHLQRLSWSSHGTPLKRHEHVQFNEFLMMDIYKYRLLGRRPRAHGPRQSEGTGPTLELQGAPPAPKSVLNPPGGPKTQIFMNGACPSPPSLPALPSPVPVPLPVVPDYSSSTYLFRLMAVVVHHGDMHSGHFVTYRRSPPSAKNPLATSSQWLWVSDDSVRKASLQEVLSSSAYLLFYERVLSKLQPQSREYKSEE; encoded by the exons GTATAAAGTCATGAAGAATTGGGGTGTCATCGGGGGGATCGCCGCTGCCCTGGCAGCCGGAATCTATGTGATTTGGGGTCCCATTACAGAACGGAAAAAACGTCGGAAAG GGCTGGTGCCCGGCCTGGTGAACCTGGGGAACACCTGCTTCATGAACTCGCTCCTGCAAGGCCTGTCCGCCTGCCCCGCCTTCATCAAGTGGCTGGAGGACTTCACCACCCAGTACAGCCGCGAGCAGACGGAGCCGCCGGCCCAGCAGCAGCAGTACCTGTCCCTGACGCTGCTGCACCTCCTGAAAG CTCTGTCCTGCCAGGAAGTGACTGATGAGGACGTCCTGGACGCCAGCTGCTTGTTGGACGTCTTAAGAACATACAGGTGGCAGATCTCGTCCTTTGAAGAGCAG GACGCCCACGAGCTGTTCCACATCATCACGGCCTCCCTGGAAGACGAGCGGGACCGGCAGCCCCAGGTCACGCCCCTGTTTGACGTGCAGGCGCTGGAG CAGTCAGAGGTGACCCCCCGACAGACGACCTGCCACACCAGAG GCACGCCCCACCCCGCGTCCAGCCACTGGAAGTCCCAGCACCCCTTCCACGGAAGACTGACAAGCAACATGGTCTGCAAACACTGTGAGCACCAG aGTCCTGTTCGATTTGATACCTTTGATAGCCTTTCGCTAAGTATTCCAGCTGCCACATGG GGTCACCCCTTGACCCTGGACCACTGCCTTCATCACTTCATCTCGTCCGAGTCCGTGCGGGACGTCGTCTGCGACAACTGCACCAAG ATGGAAGCCAGAGGGACCCTGAGCGGGGAGAAGGTCGAGCACCAGAGGACGACGTTCGTCAAACAGCTCAAGCTCGGGAAG CTCCCACAGTGCCTGTGCATCCACCTGCAGCGGCTGAGCTGGTCCAGCCACGGCACGCCCCTGAAGCGCCACGAGCACGTGCAGTTCAACGAGTTCCTGATGATGGACATCTACAAGTACCGCCTCCTGGGCCGCCGGCCCCGGGCGCACGGCCCCCGGCAGAGCGAGGGCACCGGCCCCACCCTGGAGCTGCagggggcgccccccgcccccaagtcaG TTCTGAACCCGCCCGGGGGCCCCAAGACACAGATCTTCATGAATGgcgcctgcccctccccgccttcACTGCCCGCCCTGCCAAGCCCGGTGCCCGTCCCTTTGCCAGTGGTGCCCGACTACAG CTCCTCCACGTACCTCTTCCGGCTGATGGCAGTGGTCGTCCATCACGGAGACATGCACTCGGGCCACTTCGTGACCTACCGACGGTCCCCGCCGTCGGCCAAGAACCCCCTGGCCACCAGCAGCCAGTGGCTGTGGGTGTCGGACGACAGCGTCCGCAAGGCCAGCCTGCAGGAGGTCCTGTCGTCCAgcgcctacctgctgttctacgaGCGCGTGCTGTCCAAGCTGCAGCCCCAGAGTCGGGAGTACAAGTCGGAAGAGTGA
- the USP30 gene encoding ubiquitin carboxyl-terminal hydrolase 30 isoform X1, protein MLSARAQAALTAADRALQRLLRTGAAVRYKVMKNWGVIGGIAAALAAGIYVIWGPITERKKRRKGLVPGLVNLGNTCFMNSLLQGLSACPAFIKWLEDFTTQYSREQTEPPAQQQQYLSLTLLHLLKALSCQEVTDEDVLDASCLLDVLRTYRWQISSFEEQDAHELFHIITASLEDERDRQPQVTPLFDVQALEQQSEVTPRQTTCHTRGTPHPASSHWKSQHPFHGRLTSNMVCKHCEHQSPVRFDTFDSLSLSIPAATWGHPLTLDHCLHHFISSESVRDVVCDNCTKMEARGTLSGEKVEHQRTTFVKQLKLGKLPQCLCIHLQRLSWSSHGTPLKRHEHVQFNEFLMMDIYKYRLLGRRPRAHGPRQSEGTGPTLELQGAPPAPKSVLNPPGGPKTQIFMNGACPSPPSLPALPSPVPVPLPVVPDYSSSTYLFRLMAVVVHHGDMHSGHFVTYRRSPPSAKNPLATSSQWLWVSDDSVRKASLQEVLSSSAYLLFYERVLSKLQPQSREYKSEE, encoded by the exons GTATAAAGTCATGAAGAATTGGGGTGTCATCGGGGGGATCGCCGCTGCCCTGGCAGCCGGAATCTATGTGATTTGGGGTCCCATTACAGAACGGAAAAAACGTCGGAAAG GGCTGGTGCCCGGCCTGGTGAACCTGGGGAACACCTGCTTCATGAACTCGCTCCTGCAAGGCCTGTCCGCCTGCCCCGCCTTCATCAAGTGGCTGGAGGACTTCACCACCCAGTACAGCCGCGAGCAGACGGAGCCGCCGGCCCAGCAGCAGCAGTACCTGTCCCTGACGCTGCTGCACCTCCTGAAAG CTCTGTCCTGCCAGGAAGTGACTGATGAGGACGTCCTGGACGCCAGCTGCTTGTTGGACGTCTTAAGAACATACAGGTGGCAGATCTCGTCCTTTGAAGAGCAG GACGCCCACGAGCTGTTCCACATCATCACGGCCTCCCTGGAAGACGAGCGGGACCGGCAGCCCCAGGTCACGCCCCTGTTTGACGTGCAGGCGCTGGAG CAGCAGTCAGAGGTGACCCCCCGACAGACGACCTGCCACACCAGAG GCACGCCCCACCCCGCGTCCAGCCACTGGAAGTCCCAGCACCCCTTCCACGGAAGACTGACAAGCAACATGGTCTGCAAACACTGTGAGCACCAG aGTCCTGTTCGATTTGATACCTTTGATAGCCTTTCGCTAAGTATTCCAGCTGCCACATGG GGTCACCCCTTGACCCTGGACCACTGCCTTCATCACTTCATCTCGTCCGAGTCCGTGCGGGACGTCGTCTGCGACAACTGCACCAAG ATGGAAGCCAGAGGGACCCTGAGCGGGGAGAAGGTCGAGCACCAGAGGACGACGTTCGTCAAACAGCTCAAGCTCGGGAAG CTCCCACAGTGCCTGTGCATCCACCTGCAGCGGCTGAGCTGGTCCAGCCACGGCACGCCCCTGAAGCGCCACGAGCACGTGCAGTTCAACGAGTTCCTGATGATGGACATCTACAAGTACCGCCTCCTGGGCCGCCGGCCCCGGGCGCACGGCCCCCGGCAGAGCGAGGGCACCGGCCCCACCCTGGAGCTGCagggggcgccccccgcccccaagtcaG TTCTGAACCCGCCCGGGGGCCCCAAGACACAGATCTTCATGAATGgcgcctgcccctccccgccttcACTGCCCGCCCTGCCAAGCCCGGTGCCCGTCCCTTTGCCAGTGGTGCCCGACTACAG CTCCTCCACGTACCTCTTCCGGCTGATGGCAGTGGTCGTCCATCACGGAGACATGCACTCGGGCCACTTCGTGACCTACCGACGGTCCCCGCCGTCGGCCAAGAACCCCCTGGCCACCAGCAGCCAGTGGCTGTGGGTGTCGGACGACAGCGTCCGCAAGGCCAGCCTGCAGGAGGTCCTGTCGTCCAgcgcctacctgctgttctacgaGCGCGTGCTGTCCAAGCTGCAGCCCCAGAGTCGGGAGTACAAGTCGGAAGAGTGA
- the ALKBH2 gene encoding DNA oxidative demethylase ALKBH2, with protein MDRFLIKKAPPDPLGLRGQEQVAEDQESGRKRPRRAADPGAGGDLAAPRWQRIRAEGLDCDYTLLFGKAEADEIFQELEKEVEYFTGALARVQVFGKWHTVPRKQATYGDEGLTYTFSGLTLSPRPWLPVLLRVRARVSEVTGQTFNFVLVNRYRDGSDHIGEHRDDERELDPGSSIASVSFGACRDFVFRHGQSRGKKAPQGLAAVRLPLAHGSLLMMNPPTNTHWYHSLPVRKKVLAPRVNLTFRKILTSKK; from the exons ATGGACAGGTTCCTGATAAAGAAGGCTCCGCCGGACCCTTTGGGACTGAGGGGGCAGGAACAGGTGGCAGAAGACCAGGAGAGCGGCAGGAAAAGGCCGAGGAGAGCGGCagaccccggggctgggggggaccTGGCGGCCCCCCGCTGGCAGCGGATCCGAGCGGAGGGCCTGGACTGTGACTACACGCTCCTGTTTGGCAAAGCGGAGGCGGATGAGATTttccaggagctggagaaggAAGTGGAGTATTTCACAG GGGCTCTGGCCAGGGTGCAGGTGTTTGGGAAGTGGCACACGGTGCCCAGGAAGCAGGCGACGTACGGGGACGAAGGGCTGACCTACACGTTCTCCGGCCTGACCCTGTCGCCCCGGCCCTGGCTCCCCGTTCTCCTGCGTGTCCGGGCTCGCGTCTCCGAGGTGACGGGACAGACCTTCAACTTTGTACTGGTCAACAG GTACCGGGACGGCAGCGACCACATTGGCGAGCACCGGGATGACGAGCGGGAGCTGGACCCCGGGAGCTCCATCGCCTCCGTGTCCTTCGGGGCCTGCCGGGACTTCGTCTTCCGCCACGGGCAGTCCCGAGGGAAGAAGGCCCCCCAGGGGCTGGCGGCGGTCAGGCTGCCGCTGGCCCACGGGAGCCTGCTGATGATGAACCCCCCGACCAACACCCACTGGTATCACAGTCTCCCCGTCCGCAAGAAGGTGCTGGCCCCGCGGGTCAACCTGACATTCCGTAAAATCCTGAcgagtaaaaagtaa